A stretch of DNA from Gambusia affinis linkage group LG24, SWU_Gaff_1.0, whole genome shotgun sequence:
accatGGCaacgaaacaaaaacaaaccatcttccctccacttcctgttgtcgtctttgTCGATTTCACCAGTagaaacatccagctgttgatcatcAGTcatgtgatgcgaaaaaagtgttgatgttgcagttttgtggCACACATCTGTTTCCATACGCTTGAAAAAaccaccaaaaacatttttacagaaaaacaagttttttttgttttttttttttggtttatttttaaccttGGTGTTTCTATTAAGCAACCTTATTTTTCTAATCTCAGGCGGCTGATGGAGACGCAGCTACTGAGCAAGTAATTGCacaatttgcttaatggaaaggcgttaattaaaaataaaattctcgCTGATTGGTGAAAGGTTTTGGCATTAGGATGAGGTGGgttcattttgcaaaactgaaagtctcatgatcaacaactggatgttgccactggtgcAGAACATGAAGAATACAACAGGAAGTACATGAAGAATGATGTTACTGCGTGAACAAACTTAATCacgtgtgatttttttttttaatacagttttcttatttattacaaacaccacaattacaaaatagtgttttttttaacatttgcattAATATTGTCAAGAGTTTTGcatacatttgtaatggaaacgcagctctTCACCATCTTCCTGTTTCACACTCTCATGTTTGCGCGCgcgcgtttgtgtgtgtgtgtgtgtgtgtgtgtgtgtcttctgTTGCTACTGCGTCTCCTGTGTTGTCTGTGCTTATTCAGGCGTCCAGCTGCTTTATTTATCTAACTTGTCAGTCATTTCAGAGGCTCACACTAACACGTCGATGCTTCTTGAGGGGGCCATTTGAAGAGAATGTGGACAAACTTTTTGCCTCTTATTGTTGTGTTGAAATGACTAAATCTGAGTTGAATAATTACACAATTAATTGCTTAAATGATGATTTGATTTGTCACAAATATGTTTGcgtaaagaagaaaacaagccGGAGTGTGcattgtttgtgtctgtgtgtgtgtgtgtgtgtgtgtgtgtgtgttttgacacGTCTTGCCGCCTCGTCAGCAGCAGTGGGAGCAGCGGAGGAAGCCACCCCAGCAGCAGTCGCAGCAGCAGCCGAGAGAACAGCGGCAGTGGCAGCGTGGGCGTGCCCATCGCCGTGCCGACACCTGCCCCGCCCACAGTATTCCCAGGTAACCCTGGGCATCCTTTAACCTCCTCGGCCGGAAACTAACTGAACTAATCCGAGCGTCTGGTTATACTTCAGATCTGCTGTACTTCCCCTCCCTCacctgtctttttttgtttccttccttccttcattcctttcttccttcctgacCTGTAACCCCCCACTTTTACCCATCAGGTTCAGCCCCTCTCCCACCTAACACGGCCAAATCTCCCCCTAACACTGCCACCACCCCCGGGCCACCTCCTTCTGTCCTAGACGGCCCACAACAGGCCCCTAACCCCTCTGTAGAGATCCCGCCTGTGCCCCCACCCCCTCCTCAGCTCCCTGCCTCCATGGCCCCCTCAGGCACCGGCCCCACTTCTTATGGCAACCCCGCACAAGGTGAGTGGGAGAAGCTCACCCTGCACGCCCCCACCCTTCATCCCACCGCCCCATACTTGGTACGTCCATGTCTGTCTTGTAAACGTTCCTCACTGCTATCAAAGAGTCGCTGGGTTTTCTCTGGATGTTGTCCGGTGTGTTTGTGTCTAGAGGTCAGAAACAAACGCACCGAGATGCAACTTGCTCTTTATTATGTagtaatgtcttttttttaagctttacatcatgGTTTAATGTTATTCCCCCATCagaacatacctggagtgtttccttttttccccccttatgtttgagaaatcttttaatctcccatggcaaccattcagctgtgtaaacCGCCTGGGGCAACCAAGCTTTGaaatgcagctcctcctcaaagcctcagtttccaagcttccaagCTGTGACTcccccactcggctccttcagactagccaggagcaattagcaaacaactgTGAACAACTTCTCAGTGAAACCCggagaaaaatgttgtttaaaggTTTAATAGAGGAGCGGCGTTGTGATGAcgtcctgaaggcggagtttcagaagaagcaggagcttcttaaagagacagaagcccaatttcaaggcattaaatcatgaaatcaaatgtcttttaaagctagatagataaatctttattgtcattgtcacaagaacaacaaaatttaaaggggcagtatcaggCACATATTGCCATATAAAAATATTccatatattaaatatgatagtaacaacttccacacagAAGAGTGTTGAAATACACCTAGAAATATGCAAAGAAGTTGCGGCTCAGTCTAATCACTTCATTTCTGAGCGTTTGTCAGCGTTTGTAGCCCCTCAGATGTCCCATCATCCTCCTCACTGCGTCTGGTGAGACGTTGTGTTGTTCTGATGTAAAATGCACGAACCgtcttttctcttttgtccccgtttgttttctgtttgttgtatTTAGCTTTTTTACCTCTCCTGCTGGTGCCCTAAAAGGCAGATTCTTGACTTTTCTCATCTCAAACATCATGAATCATTTAGGTTTTCCTTCAGAGTCATTTGAATTTCTGTCTATGTATATAAGATAAATAACAGATGGCATATATTTAGTTTAATATAACTTAATCATACGGTATTTAATTAGCACCTAGCATCTGTTTGTAAGTTGTTTAAATGTTGCAGAATTAGCCAAGTGTTaatgtttgtaatttctttcaCCAACTGAGGAgtctctgctgccccctgctgtcgTCTGTCGATAGGTGCGCCTCAGTTCTACAGCATGAACCGCCCGGCGCAGCAGCAGCCCCAGAACCCCCAGGTCGGGGGGTCTCTGCCGTTCCGCCGGCCCTCGTCGGTCACGGGCCAGCCCAACACGGCCCACCACAACCAGAGCCAGCTCAACGGGGGGCCGCACTTCGCCCAGAACCAAGGTAACACAGAACGGGTCCAAACTCGCTTCGTCACAAAACTCCCAGGCATTTTTATTAGGGTTTCATGGGACAAAGCAGCACATAACTGTGGTAGAGGATTAGATATTGTTGCATACAATTTTTTAGTCTTTAGAACGTTTATAAAATCATCTGTCCTTTTCCTTCTACGTAACATTTATGACTGAGGTGAGCTACTTAAAATACAAGACTTTGTAGGAGGGGCTTTTCCATTTCTGCTGCTTGACAcaaataaagcttttatttccatttgtccTTCTTTACTTTCTATATTGAAGCTTTTAGCTTGTAGAGGAAACTGATCTCTGgcttgtttctcttttattaaatcatttccTGTCCGACTCTGATGCTTCGTATCGACATCAGTCACTCTttcacttagtttttttttttttcttattgcaatattttgtcCTGTGTTCTCTGCCAGAAATTGTCAACTTGATAAAGAGCTTTTTATGTTCTCCTTTCAAATGTATTCACTTTACCAACACTGAAATTGAGATAGCAAACATCAAATGAATATTCGGAGACTCTACTTTTTCTGTGGAGCCTCTGCTCCTCTTTCTCTGATCTTTAACTCTGTTGTGCTTCTCTTGTATTCTCTAACCTCCTGCTGGTGTCTCATTGTGTGTACTGGTGCTAGCAGGCCCACACGCGCCCCCTCCCCCATCCATGCAGATCACCCCGCAGCTGCCTCTCATGGGCTTTGTGGCCCGAGTTCAGGAGACTAGTAAGTAGCGTTTTAGCGCCTTGCTCCCTCTACGTGACCTTGGCTTCCTCATCGGctgctgtctgtctctgtttcttgCTGTCCTGTCCACCAACATTCAGACTAAAACTGCAGGAATTAAGTTTGAGACGTTAAAAGTGAATTTGGGATAGCTGCGGGTTTCTGTGGCATGTCACTGTGgaattattcttttattttccatgcATCATATTTGTGTCTATGTCAGCATGTCTCTTTTTGAACCCGCATGGCACCTTTGTGTTTACGTCCTGAACCCTTCAGCGTTTTCTCGGTCGCCTCTTTCCTTCAACATGAGTCGCCTGGCGTTCCCTGTAGTTTCAGACGTGCCGCCTCCACCGCCGCCCTCTGACGAGCCGGTGTTCGAAGAGCCCACCCCTCCCCCTCCTCCGCCCGAGGACtatgaggatgaggaggaggaagaggagtcgGCGGTGGTGGAGTACACCGACCCCTACGCCGAGGAAGACCCACCATGGGCCCCACGCAACTACCTGGAGAAAggtttgtgttctttttttaatttttttatctgagtttattttgtttcgGATACGTTTTTATGTtccaaaactgaactttgacctccTGAAGCAAGGAGAGCATCCACCTCTTCTCATTTCTTCTCAATGCTACTGAAATTTGAATTTGCTTCAAAGCtggaaaaccaaacagtttCAATGAACTTGAATGTTTGTTCTGGGATATTTAACAGCAGTCAAATATCCCAACTCCCCCAGAAGCTGTTTTCCGATGTTCAAATCTACGCTTTGTACGTCTTTGTTCCCTCGCCTCAGTGGTGGCCATTTACGACTACAGCCGCGACAAAGAAGACGAGCTGTCCTTCCAGGAGGGCGCCATCATCTACGTGATCAAGAAGAACGACGACGGCTGGTTTGAGGGAGTGATGAACGGGACCACGGGTCTCTTCCCCGGTAACTATGTGGAATCCATCATGCACTACGCCGACTGAGCAGCCCTCCTCTGATCGGAGCGGGCGGAGACGTGGATCAGACGGAGCACGACCTCCATCCGAGCGAAGCCGTTGTAAAGCACACGACAAACTGAGGTCATTCTTTCGACATAGTTGTCGCCATTGTAAAACAACCACTGCTCTAGATATATCCTCCCTtgtaatgtttctttctttctttgaccAAACAGGAGTGTTAAGTTATGAAGCCactacagtttgtttttttgggttttttttccgttttgttgttgtttaccaAGTCGCCCTTactttaaacaatatttatttgtagTCGAAGAAAGGGCTGGAGGAAAATGCCTTCATGTGTAGATTTCTCCTCAACACTCCAGAGACAACAAGATCCTCAATaagtgggggaggggggagggggttGGGTTTCCAGATTTCCAGTCGGGTACCTCAGGGACGGTGCCAAAGCTGAGCAAGACAAGCACACAGGATGTCTTAACGTGACGTCTGTAGGCAAAACGAGTGCTTTAGGTGAGAGTTCGGATCGTTTTCTGCAAAGTTTCATTTGACGAAACGCAACGTTTCAGGCAGGCGGGTCGATTCGTGCTTCACTTCGCAAGCCGGCGTGCGATTTCCGAAGAGAAGGAATCCTCATCCAGCCCTGGAATAACGCGTGTTTTTTGGAAGgggagcattttatttttctttcttttctttttttttttatggttttgctTGCAGAGCGTCGGactgcatgttttctttcctattGATTACCGTCTTAATATTTTCAGATATGGTGTGGTTTGGTTTTTCTATATTCGCCCTCTTACTCAGACGACGACGTCATCTCTCGGTCATCTCTCGGTCATCTCTCGGTCATCTCTCGGTCATCTCTCGGTCATCTCTCGGTCATCTCTCGGTCATCTCTCAGACGCTTGTGCCATATTGAAGTGTGTGTTGCTGTTCAGAGGTTATCAATCACTTCATTCGCAATAAAAGTCGCCGGTGGGGGTTTGAGGGACTGGTactaaaatgcaaaactttCTCAGCTTCTCCCCCCCTGAGTCGTTTCAAATCGAAAGCACATAcgtttgtaataaaaaaaaacaaaaaaaggtgtagaagaagaaataatatAACTGTGAGATGTATTATGTCCTCACGGATGGACTTGTCGAATATGAAAAGAAGCCAGCTGTCGCGTTGAAATGGTTTTAGCGGCCAtactgagcaaaaaaaataaataaaattcacttgtCCTCCGTATAGTTCAATACGCTTGGCCGTTGGGTGTTTCCACCATGTCaggatctttattttttattttaaatggagaaaaaaaaaaaacagaaataagtgGGTCTGTATGTGAGTCTTGCATGCCATTGTTCTGATCTGTAAACCTACATGGCGAGATCACCCATTTCTAAGAAAAAGACGAGCCGCCCTGACCAGTAACAACCAGCCTCATCCAAAGAGACTGTCTAACTTCAAGCCCACGTCCGAGGAGTCGCTCTCTGACCTGAAAGTAGCCATCATTACGTCACCCGTGGACCATTATGTGCAAGCTGCTAGTGAATCCAGCAGGCGGGATATTTACGTAACACTACATAGATGACACTAAACGGTCAAAACTTACATGTAAGGCCTTTGGCCTGCAGGATTCACAACCTTCTGGAGTCACGGATGTCCCTTAGGACGTCAGGTTAACAGTCCATAATGCCATTGTGTTGCACAGTCAAAGTTGAATTGCAGAAGTATCATATTTGTAAAATCATGAGaacaaagacaataaagttATTAAGATTTACTGGTGCGCACGTGTCTATTTTTGTGGCTCAGATTTAAGGAGGTTGATTGTAAACATGGTTCTGGGGTGAAGTTAGCTGGTTTGGCTAATTAAGGATGAGCAGCTTTCGCTTTGTAAATCTCATTCCCTCTACATGTGAAGCTTGTTGCtgaggtctaaaaatcaaccactgtcttCTCTCCTGTGAGAAAGGTTTGACTGTTTCAGGCACTTAAAAGTCACCAATGTGTATTTTTTCGGTTTGGCCACTAGATGGGGCTGTGGCCCAAGTATTGCTGGATTTCAGATTACGTAATGCAAACGTCACGCAAAAAGGAAATGGAGCCTGTTTACTTCTGTTAATCCAAGTTCAAGATGCCTGTTCTAATAGAGAGAAAGATCAATGTTTCGTGTTCCCGACGTAGTTGAACACAAGGGAGTTGGATTTAAAAATACGTGTCGAAGAAGGACGAGAAAAGTGGATCAACAATCTACGGATAAAAGCAGGAGTTGCAGAAACTAACAACGCCGGAGTTTGCAGCGACCACTTTCCAACAGGTAGGAATGGCGTcgtttaaattgtattttcagataCTTTGGACAGTTACTTAGAAAGACGGGCGTGTGTaaggtaaaatatatttttacgcCCTAGCTTCGTTGTTCCCGGAAAAGGTTTTGAGTGCTACTGTTGTTAGCAGCTAGCTTAGTGCGCAGCAGGTGACGTAGATTCCCAAGATTGGCACCCTACTGTGTGACCATTTCCAGAAGGACCTCGCTACAGtaaacagaaaggggcggggacgGACCACTGTCAGTCTCATACCTTATGTGGTAAAGGGGACCACTGCACTGCGGAAGTGAAGGGGGTGCTATTTCATATATTATCCGCGGTCTcccgttttattttattttgaaatctggGGAAAACATTCATCTTCAGGAAGGAGTTCCACTGTCGtctcttttatttactaaaGCGCAACTTAGTTTTCTAGCAAATTCTGTAGCTTTctgtgtacttttttttttttttttctgtgtgctcCTTAGTTGCATTTTTCGGGTTTGCTACTGGGGGTAGTAACACGAGTaactaaattgaattaaaatccCTCAAAGTCTTCATTGTTTACTGCTAATTCCGCTATCATTGGCTCAGTAAAAGGTAAATTCTCCAATAAAACACCATTTTCACTTTCTTAAGGATGTAGGGctaattaaattacataaacGAGATCTAAAAGTCATTCCAGTTTAATTCTATGGCCACCCTGTTGAAGCTGTAgcaaattttaaatactttgtcATTCTTGGGCAGCCAGCTCAACTTTGCTGAAAACGCTAACtatatatttaagaaatgttctCAGAGTCTCTTATCTCTTAAGAACTAGTGATCGTGGGGTTACCCAACTAGAGGTTGTGTTCAAGACAATGTTGagtgttttaacttttcatctcCTCTGCTGACACGAGATGCAGACAaacttttaagaatattttccaTAGCAGGTAAATAGTGGAGAAACCAAAGACAACTTTGTCTCaactgtttgctgctgaaagaACAGGGAACAGCAGGGAATATTTTAGCAGATGGCACCTAAGGCAACCTCTGGCAACTAACATCTAGTAGAAGTGATTATTGACAGTGCAATAATCGCTATTGACCACACTagataacatttatttactctATACACAAATTATAGATATTGTGATTCTatgaatgtgtttaattttgtcGTTTTGGAGATTGTAATGAAGGTGTTCATTACTtgtataaaaacacttaaaagggGTTGAATGATGAGACAAATacaaattgaagtattttattgttgtgttttgtgtagTGGCATCTCAGCTGGAACTGATGgtgtcctgttaaaataaaacaaacaaatggatgggtTTTGAAATTgtctgaaataaactgaaatgtttgtagatGTGGCTtacctctgtctcttcctctgctgGGTGTTCAGGCTAAAAGATTCCCCGGGGGCCTGAACACCTTATAAAGGTTCCGGAAGAGACCAAATGCAGATGGAAGAGGGGTAGCGATGGAACTATACATTTTAGAAGTTTAATgattggatttatatttatagaaaggtattttagaaatgaaatggctgattaaaaatgaagagtgttgttattattatggtgaagatttagttgttttgtcaAGATTGTCTGTGTATAGGTATTTTGTCCTACCTTGTTTCTTGGTGGGGTTGTTAATGGGAGCAGCCAGGGACTATAAAAACCTGTATGTTGGCCACATTGCAGGGTAGTAGGTGTGGCTGCTGCTGAGACCCATGGCCATTGTAAGCAGGATTGTCTTTATGTTAAATGTTGGAGAATAAACACCTGGTTGGTCTGCACTATTTCTCTGCTTCAAGACTCCTCTGTAAACCAGCCGCTAAGGGCCATCCTAACGGAGATGAAGGAAAATTTCCACCTCGATGGACTAAATAgtttctatttaattttgttctatGTGTAAGACGCTACCAGCAAAAATTCTCTTGGAATAATTTGgcatcacaaaagaaaaaaaatgaatttttgcTCGAATTTAAcaaccatatttttttttttttgtgaacccagttaatttgttctttattgACTTTTGCTCAATTAAGTTTCTTAGGAAtaaatcatgttgttttttatgtctccttatttcttttattcctcCTATAATTGATGGAGACATACAGTTATTTATAATGTGTAAAGGTCTTGTTTAAGTATTTCAATTAGCCCTGAAtccttaagaaaatgaaaaagtatgGTGTTAGAGAATTTATCCATTTATGGTGCCAGTAATGCCGGAATTAATAATAACgactttgatattttgatgTGGCGATGTAGTTATGTTGCTACACCACTAGCAACGAAAAGATGCAactaaggagcagatttagaagtacaGAGAAAGTTACAGAATTTAAGAACTGAGCTCTGCTAAAGCTCACGGTTCTTGCTGACAGAGGAACTCCATCCTAAAGATGAAGATATATCTCAGAtttcataagaaaataaagtttttattttcttttgaaatctgtgatattTCTTCCCCTTTAGGAAGGTGTTTCACTCTCGGCATATATTTTAACTTCTCTCTTATTTACTTCAGCGCAGCTCAGTTTTTAGCAAAATCTGTAGCTTTTCTAAGTGCTTTCTAAATCTGCTTCTTAATCGCATCTTTTTTTGGCCTgctactgcctctagtggcgtgggGGTGGTAGCACAATGTGGTAATTAcattactaaatcagaatagcacaaagtctttattatttatgatttattctGGCATTACTGGAACCGTAAAATATAAATTCCCTCACAAAAGTAGACACCGTTTCATTTTCTTAAGGAAGTAGAGCTAATTAAAAGAGATAAACAAGACCTGAAAGTGGTCAACTTGTTGAAACTGTGGCAAATTTTAAATTCCTTGTGTCATTCCTGGACAATCAGCTCAACTTGGCTAAAACAAGTCTCTTTAAGAACTTAGAGTTCTTAAAGAGAACTTTGAGAACTCTTGACGTTCTAACCATAATTTTAGAACTTTAAGAGTTCTTAAAGTTCTCTTTAAGAGCTTTAAGGAGAAGTTCTAAAGTAGCTATTTTGCTTAGCTACTGCTGATATTCCTTATTTAAATATAACCTATAATTTCCCCCGAATTCCTTTGTTTTGCATTCATTGAAGAAATAGTTGGTCAAAAGAGGTAATCTGCTTCCCAAAATTATGTAAAGGTTCATTAAGAGAAGAACTTAAAAAGTTCTTAAAGTCCTTCTCTTTAAGAACTCTTAAAGTCCTTCTCTTTAAGAACTCTTAAAGTCCTTCTCTTTAAGAACTTTAAGAGTTCTTAAACCAATGTGTTAGCCAAGTTGAGCTGACTGTCCAGGAATGACACAAGGAATTTAAAATTTGCCACAGTTTCAACAGGTTGGCCATTAAGTGAAACTGGAACCACTTTCAGGTCTTGTTTATCTCTTTTAATTAGCTCTACTTCCTTAAGAAAATGAAACGGTATCTACTTTTGTGAGGGAATATATATTTTACGGTTCCAGTAATGCCagaataaatcataaataataaagactttgtgctattctgatttagtaatgTAATTACCACATTGTCTAGTACAACCTCTATTTAGGTAGAGGTTGTAGAGGTTTGTAGGTtgaatcaaaatgttaaaacttaacatttattttgttcctcCTATAATCGATGGAGATATGTGGAAATTATTTATGATGTATTGTTATTTAATTAGCTGTACAtccttaagaaaatgaaaatatatggTGTTTTATaagataatttatcttttaaggTGCCAGAAATGCCtaaattaatagtaaataaagaGTTTGTGGTATTCTGATTTAGCaatataattatattagttgtgctaccacccccacgccactagaggcagtagcAGGGCCGAAAAGAAGCGactaaggagcagatttagaagttcaCCGAAACTACAGAATTTTCtaaaaactgtgagctgcgCTGAAGTAAATAAGAGAGAAGTTAAAATACATGCTGAGTGAAACAACTTCCTGAAGGTGAAAATatatcagatttaaaaagaaaaaattaaaacggGAGGCCGcggataatataggaaatagcgcccccttgaCTTCCGAagtgcaatggtcccatttccaaataaagtGAGACTGACAGTGGTTCGTCCCCgtccctttctgtttgctgcagcgaggtccTTCTTGGTGTACTTGGCAATAGGCGCCAAATGTGTAGTTTTTGGGTTTGGCCACTAGATGGTGCTGAGGGACTCCGAGGGTGACACCAGGTGTTGACTCTTCCACTGCAGTTTTTGACCGCTACAGTGGAATCTTTAATATTACAGTTTACCTCGGAGTTTCTGGGTTTGTGCACAAATTTTCTCGTCTGAATTgagtaaaatctaaatttgcACATCAAGAAGACCTTTGTGACCGACTTTACATACGTTAGCTCCTCAGCACGTCATAAAACAgcttaaatgtcagaaataaagCAGGGAGGCAGTCAACATAACGGCATGCTTTATTGATGTACAGTAAAGCATTTTATAGTACAGTAGTAAGGCATACATTTGATGGACTCTGATATGTTGTAAAGTACCaaagtatttgaaaaaaaattaggtGAAAATGACattctttgaaaaagaaaaagaaataaatcaacttgGGTCCAAATTTCAAACTCACTGGGTCATGCTGCAGGAATCTGATGAAACAActaatttattacaaattaagatttagttttttttcttttagtcacATGTTAATATCAGAGCAAAGCCAACCTGCTTTGaaccaaagacaaaatgtaacaaaaaaccAGATTAGGTTTGACAGAACATTCAGCGTCCACCAGTGTTCAATTAGAAAtatctttttgatttttactaATCTTGGAGTGTGGAACTGATTAGAGGTCAAACTAACATCCAAACTTCACGTGAGGTTGTTGAGTTAATAACAGGTAATAACAGTTAAAATGTAACCTATGCTGCATGGATCAAGGCATTGACTGTTAAAGTTTCTAGTCTGAGGAAGACTTTTCTTTCTCCGTGTGAAATGGGAGCAGattcattcttcttctttagacgatagaaaaaaaacaacaacttggtTTTGCACTTGAACACTTTGACCTTTTGAGCAGCCAAgccacaaatctgacctttgaGGGAAATGACACATTTGTAGTTGTAACAAGACAGATGTAAGATTTGTGAAAGTCAAGTGATGAGCTGCAAATCAACGTGTTGAATTTGTTTACCtagtaaaaagttaaaaaacccaaaaactcaacagcgccctctggtgACTTTCTGAAAACTCTTCTCAATGCAATGAggcgtttttcttttttttaatctttgctttACTGTTAGGATCAGCAGAGCTTGTACTGTCCAAAATATTAATgtccaaaaaaccaaaacaaactgttatGAAGTTTTAGGcaccacacactcacacacacaaagagaacTGCCTCTTAGAAAACACCCCCATTGTTACAATCGTTTGAAACTAGTGAGAAATGCTTCAGCTCATTTCCCCAGTTAGAAAGAGATAGCAAATATATGAGGACACTGAAGACGCCGTCTCTGTTTCTCAACCCCGCTTCTCGTTTTATACAATTGCATAGAAGTTTA
This window harbors:
- the abi2b gene encoding abl interactor 2b isoform X12, giving the protein MAELQMLLEEEIPAGRGALLDSFTNLERVAEYCESNYVQSPDKQRALEETKNYTTQSLASVAYLINTLANNVLQMLDIQASQLRRMESSINHISQTVDIHKEKVARREIGILTTNKNTSRTHKIIAPANPERPVRYIRKPIDYSLLDDMGHGVKWLQRFKASAQNMKTGGGVLPRTNPPTQKPPSPPMSGKGTLGRHSPFRTLEPVRPPVVPNDYVSSPTRNTAPPQQSPAHTASVNQRNRTYSSGSSGGSHPSSSRSSSRENSGSGSVGVPIAVPTPAPPTVFPGAPQFYSMNRPAQQQPQNPQVGGSLPFRRPSSVTGQPNTAHHNQSQLNGGPHFAQNQAGPHAPPPPSMQITPQLPLMGFVARVQETISDVPPPPPPSDEPVFEEPTPPPPPPEDYEDEEEEEESAVVEYTDPYAEEDPPWAPRNYLEKVVAIYDYSRDKEDELSFQEGAIIYVIKKNDDGWFEGVMNGTTGLFPGNYVESIMHYAD